ATTCTACTATATAGGTATAATGTTTCTTTGATTTATATTTTATCATAGATATCACCTTTTGGCAAATAAATATACAAATTTTATGCATATATATAAATAATTTTATGATTTTATTCATTAAATTGAATATTTTATAATTTTTTTAATTAATTATACATGATAATTGACTAGTTCTAAAAGATGCTGTTTTTCTTCTTTTATAAGCTTTTCTATAATAAGTGAAGTCTGCCCATCGTTATGAGCAAGCATTTCTTGATAAAAGAGTATAGAATCTTTTTCTGCATAAATAGCTAATTGTAAAGCCTCTTTAATATCCTCTATTTTTACTGTTTCATCAGCGGGAAAAACGGAAAACTCTACTATTGATTGCAAATATGCACTAACTTCAGGATCATATACATACTCTGCTTCCTTCTTTGTTTGTTCAGATATTATATTACTTATTTCTATAAAGCGCTGATAATGATCTTTTTCATCTTTCGCTAATTTTAAAAACAATTCCTTCAAGTCTTTATTTTTACTTATTTTAGCTTGATTTGTATAAAATTCATAACCCCTTTTTTCAATATCTTTAGCCATTTCAATTACTTCAAGAGCATTATATCTGTTTTGCAAAGTAAACCCCTCCTTATATTAATAATTGTTTTAAAACATATCTAATTTTAACTTAAACATTAAATCTTAAATATCTCCAAATTTACTGTTTAAATATTCTTCTATCTCAGAAGAAAGTCCCATACTTAAAACTTTCTTTAAATGGTAATCTAATGCTGTTCTATCTAACTTTCGAACCTTATCTTTTATTTCAAGGATATATCCACTACTCATACTTAGCTCTGTAATACCCATTGCTACAAAAAGAGGTAACAAAAGCTTGTTAGCTGCCGTCTCTCCACAGACACTAACCCATATACCATTATCATGTGCTGCCTTTACAACCTGTTTAATCATTCGTAAAACAGCTGGATGATAGGCTGAGTATAGTTTATTAATTTTGCTATTTGTTCGATCTACAGCCAGAGTATATTGTATTAAATCATTTGTTCCAATACTAAAGAAATCTACTTCCCTAGCAAAAAGATCTGCTAAAACAGCTGTAGATGGTACCTCTATCATCATACCAATTTCTATATCACGATTATATTCTATATTTTCTTCTTCTAATTGATTTTTCAGATCTATTAATAAAGCCTTAGCTTCTCTTAGTTCTTCAATTGAAGAAATAAATGGAAGGAGTATTTTTATATTACCATAGATACTTGCTCTTAGTAAAGCCTTTAATTGTATTTTAAAAATCTCTTGCTTATCTAAGGATATTCTTATTCCTCGCCAGCCTAAAAATGGATTGACTTCTTCCGGTGCATTAAAATATGCAAGATCCTTATCACCACCAATATCTAATGTCCTGATAACCACAATCCTATTTGACATTTTTTCAGCTACATGTTTATATATTTTAAACTGTCTTTCTTCATCGAAAAGATGTTTTTCTTTCATGTAGAGAAATTCTGTTCTTAAAAGACCAATTCCATCTCCATTTACTTTTTGAACTGATGCTATTTCATTTAAGGTGTTTATGTTTGCAGCTATATCTATTTTAAAACCATCTCGTGTAATAGCTTCTTTTTCTCTAAGATCAAGGAGTTTTTCTTCTTGTTTATTATATACAGCGATTTTGCTTTTATAGCGTTCCAATATATTAATATCTGGATTTATTAATACAACCCCTGCATTACCATCTACAATAACAGTATCATTATGTCTTATAATATCCAATATATTTTCTTCTACATTTATTACTGCTGGTATCATCAAACTCTTCGCTATAATAGTAGTATGTGCAGTTAAACCCCCTTTTGTCAAAACAAAAGCACTTAGTTCTTCTTTATCCATTAGAGTTGTTTCAGAAGGACTCAGGTCTTCTGCAAATACTACTGCATTTTCTGGTAAACTTTCCAGCGAATTTATTTTACCTTCAAGTGCTCTCAAAAGGTGTTCAGCAACATCTTGAATATCTTTCAATCTTTCTTTAAAATAATCACTGTCTAGTTTTCTAAACTTATCTGCAATATCTTCCATAGCTTTTTCAATAGCTGATTCTACATTTATTTTATCTTCTTTTATTATATCTTTAATAGTTTCATCTAGAACAGGATCATTTAACATATAAAGATGAGCGTCAAATATTTGTGATTCCATCAAACCTATGTCTTCAACTGCTTTTTCTTTTATTTTTCTTAAGTACTTGTTTGCCTTTATTTTAGCTTCACTAAACTTATTTATCTCATCAGATATCTGACTTTCGTCTATTTGATAACTTTCAATTATAGTTTTTTTCTTTGAATATTTAAATGCCGTACCTATTACGATACCCTTAGATGCAGGTATCCCTTTAAACGATTTCATCTAGCTCCACCCCATCAATCAGTTTTATATTATCTTTCATCTTATTTAAGTTATTTTGATTTATGGTTTTTCCACTAATAAAAAGACTGGCTACATTTGTAGCAAATTTACTCATTTCCTGAAAAGAAAATTCTTCATTAATAGCTATAGAAAGAGCTCCAACCATAGAATCTCCCGCGCCAACTGTACTCTCAAATATTTCTAGTTTTGGAGGAAGTGTATGATAATACTCATCTTTTTGTATATAAAGAGCTCCTTTTTCACCTAAGGATATAACTACCGTATTAATCCCCTGATCTATTAAGTCATTAGCTGCTATAATTATATCACTAATTTGCTTCAATTCTTTGTTCATTAAGACTCTAAGCTCTTCAATATTGGGTTTTATCAAATAAGGCTGACTTTTAATCCCTAACTCTAAAGCCTGACCTGATGTATCTAATATAGTTTTTACATTTTCTTTTTTGGCCAGGGATATCAATTGTGAATATGCATCAGGGGATAAACCCTGAGGCAAACTACCTGCAAGGACCAAAATTTTTGATCTCTTAAGCTCTTTCTTAAATATCTTCAGGAAATTTGAATAATCTTCAATACTAATACTACCTTTCTGATTAATTTCTGTTTCTCGCCCATCCTCTTCTACTATTTTTATGTTTTCACGTGTTTTTTCATTAATCCAGGATATATTAATAGGTATTTTTTCTTCCCTTAATATATTTTCCAAATGCTTGCCTGTGTACCCTCCTAATAAACTAATCGCCTGAACTTCTCTACCAAGCTTATGTACTATTCTGGCAACATTAATTCCTTTACCTCCTGCTCTTTCAATTGCTTTATCAGCACGATTTAATTGACCTATATCTAATATAGGCAGTTTTATAATTTTATCTAATGCAGGATTTAATGTTACAGTTGTTATCATGATACTCTCGCTCCTTGAAATTAGCTAATATAATATCTTTATATTACATTATACAGGAAATTTATAAGAAATGAAAATGCATACCTATGCTTTGTCCAATATCAACAGCCTGTCCGATAGTCTGCTTCCATCTATCCCAGTCCTCAACTCTATCGACCATTTTTCATATTACCTCCCTATTTTATCTTATATTTTCAAATATATAAAGTTCTTTTTTATACTTAATATAATACCCAGGGCAAATGAAATTATAAATGCTGTCTCCAAAACTCCTTTAATAAAATGGAAAGGTTTTTGCTTGAATAAACTTTCTTCTTAATTTGATGCCAGTAGGCAGGTAAAAGACTACTGTATTGATAGTTTTCATATCTCTCACCTATTAAAAAAATCACTCCCTCGTCTGTTGAACTTCTAATAGTTCTACCAGCTGCCTGAAGAATTTTGTTTACACCTGGGTAAAGGTAGGCAAAATCATATCCCTTGCTTACTTTTTTTTGAAAATAATCTTTAATTAAATCTCTTTCTAAAGTTATTTGAGGATGTGCAACGCCTACAACTATAGTTCCTATTAATTTATCCCCTTTTAAATCTATTCCTTCTGAGAATATTCCACCTGTAACAGCAAAAGCAAGGTAGTTATTTGAATTTCCATCAAAACTCTGTAAGTAATCTAAACGTTCTTTCTCTGTCATACCCCGATATTGCAAAAGAGTATTTACTTCAGGATATTTTTCATTAAAAAGTTCATATACAGCTTTCATATATGCATAAGATGGAAAAAATACTAAATAGTTACCCTTTTTACTACTTACAATAGTATATAGATATTCTACTATAAGATTATAACCTTCTTTCCGCTTATTGAATTTAGTAGATATGTTATCGGCCACCAGCAAACACAAATTCTTGCTATCAAAGGGTGATAGCAATTGTAAGTAATAATCATCATCAGCAGCCAGTACTTCTTGATAGTAATCTAATGGTGTTAGTGTAGCAGAGAAAAAAACTGCTGCCTTAGATTTTTTGAAAACTTCTTTTAAGTTTCTTGCTGGATCAATACAAAATAACTTCAACTTTAGATCATTACTTATATATTGATCTTCAGCATCACTTATGTTTGTAAAAAGATTCTTTTCTTTTCCTTTTTTATAGCTATCTTCAATTATACTATCTTCCTCTATGTAATAGCTAATGAAATTTTCCTCATATATATCCATGATTTTAAGAAAGGCTAAAACTTTAAAATAAGTTTCTAATAATAATTGATAAAGGTCTTCTTTTTTACTGTGCTTGTTTTTATCTCCGTTTTCTATAAGCCATTCTTCTACCATATTAATAAATCCATACAAGATAGGATAAAACTCAAGAGCTACTTCTTCTTCTATAATGTATCTTTCATTATTATGTTTGTCTTTAATTTTCAAAGCATATCCGGTCAAAAAAGAAACTATTCTATCTAAATAAGTAATTATGCTTTTATTTAACTTATTACTTTTTTCTTTTAAGATGCTAGATCTTAATTCGATAAATTGACTTAAATATATATCAGCAGAATACATTTCTCTAGCTCTACCTACTAAATTATGAGCCTCATCTATTAGAAATAAATAGTCTCTAGCTTCTTCGGCAAAAAAACGTTTCAGAGACACTCTTGGGTCAAAAACATAATTATAGTCACAGATTATAAAATCTACATGATTTGCTATATCTAATGAAAACTCAAAGGGGCAAAGTTGATGTTTTTGTGCATATTCTGATATTATCTCTCTAGAAATAATATTTTCTTTCTCGAAAATTTCTTCTATACCAAAATTAAGGCGATCATAATGACCTTTTGCATAAAGACAAAAATCCGGATCACAGATGCATTCATCCAGAAAACATATTTTTTCTTTTGCTGTTAAGGTAAGAACTTTTATTTCAAGACCTTTGTTTATCAAACCTCTTATTGTGTCTTCTGCCACTTGTTTTGTTACAGTTTTTGCACTAAGATAAAAAATTTTCTCTAATAAATCCTCACCTAAAGCTTTAATAGCAGGAAAGATAGTGGAAATAGTTTTACCAATACCGGTGGCTGCTTCTACGTATATTTTTTTATTGTCAACGATTGTTTTATAAACTGCTACCGCTAATTTTCGTTGTCCTTTACGATAAGATGCAAATGGGAATTCTAACTTTGCTAAACTTTTATTCCGTTTTTCTTTCCATCTACTTTTATAATCCAGCCAATAGATATACTTATCCAAAAGCTCTTTAAAAAAAGCCTCTAACTCTTCTAGACTATATTTACGCTGAAATTCTTTTATCTTTTCTGTTTCCAATTGATAATATGTCAGTTGAGTAGTTATTTCTTTTAAATCATATTCTTTTATATAAAAAAAAGCATACAAAGTAAGCTGTCCCCAATGAATTTGATTATAATTTTCATTAATTGCCTCTAATGGTAGATGAGTTGACTTTATCTCTTCAATAATTAAATTACTATTATCTTTAATAAGACCATCAGCACGGCCACTAATTGTTATTATGTAATTTTTGTATTCATATGTATAAGAAAGAGAAATTTCAGCAGTGTAATTTTCTTCATCTCTGCTTTGCTGTAATTTCTGATGTGCTTTAGTCCCTTCTAATGCTCTGGAACTACCTTGAAATCCACTGCTTTTCAAATCACCTGAACGCAAGAGAAATTCGACTATTTCTCGAACTGATATTTTTATTTCTTCTTTCTCTTTCAACTTTTCCATTTATATCACCAGTTCAATTCTATCATTTTTAAAGTTAAGTGTAAACGTTTGTTTACACTAGATGCTATTCCTAAGCTAATTTACAAGGATAAGCATTATCGAATATGGTCTTAATAAATGCTGCATTGGCTTAATCCAGATTCTAATAAGCATTAAATATCAGCAAATTCGAAAGCACTTAATTTCTTTGGTATTAAAAAGCGTTTTAGCTCATCAAAGAGCCAAAACGCTTTAATTCATAACTAATATTATCTAGCAGACAATGGCTACTCCACTGTAACACTCTTAGCAAGATTACGAGGTTGATCTACATCATATCCTCTTTCCAAAGCAGTATAATATGCTAATAATTGTAATGGAATTATTGCCAAAATAGAACTAAATAGTTCATTTATCTTAGGAATATATATTACATGATCTACTGATTTTTCTATTTCCTTTTCTCCAGTAAAAGCTATTGCTGTTACATCTGCTCCTCTTGCTTTTACCTCTTTGATATTACTTAATGTCTTATCATATAGAGACATTCTAGTAGCAATTGCTACAACAGGAATACCATCTTCAATCAATGCCAATGGCCCATGTTTTAATTCACCTGCAGGATAGGCTTCTGCGTGAATATATGAAATTTCTTTTAGTTTCAGAGCACCCTCAAGAGCCAGGGCATAGTCAGTATTTCTACCGATAAAAAAAGCATCGTTCTGTAAATGATAAACTTGAGCCCTACCCCTTATTAACTCATCACAACTTTCTATAGTTTCGGCTGCTAATTCGGGAACTTTAATAAGCTCGGAAATATATTCTCTTAATTTTTTCTGCGTTATGCTTCCCATTGCGTTTGCAAAATATAAGGCAAGTATATAAAATGCTGCAAGCATAGTAATATACGCTTTGGTAGAAGCAACAGCTATTTCCGGTCCAGCTTTTAAATATAAAACTTCATCTGCTTCCCTGGCTATAGTACTTCCTACTACATTTGTAATAGCAAGAACCTTAGCTCCTCTCTTTTGAGCAAGACGCAAGCCAGCAAGTGTATCTGCTGTTTCACCAGATTGACTTACTACAATTACTAGAGTTTCTTCATCTATCAAAGGATCACGATATCTAAATTCTGATGCAACATCAAGATTAACAGGTATCCTACTTAATTTTTCGATCACATACTTACCCACCATACCAGCATATGATGCTGTTCCACAAGCTATAACTTCTATCTTCTTAAATTTCCTTATATCGGAAGAAGAAAATTTTAATTCTGATAGATTAATCTCGTCTCTAGTAATTCGATTACTTAATACCCGTCTTAATGCATCTGACTGCTCGTGAATCTCTTTCAACATATAATGCTGATAAGCATTTTTTTCAGCCATTTCTGCATCCCAATTAACCTCGAAGATTTCTTTATCAATAGCTACACCGTCAATGTCATATACAGAAACAGTATCCCGGGTAATTTCTGCAATCTCTCCGTCATCTAGAATATAGAAACTATTTGTATACTTTAAGAAGGCAGGAATATCTGAAGCGATAAAATTTTCTTTATCACCTAAGCCAATTATTAGAGGACTATCCTGACGGATAGCATAAATTTTGTCAGGATCATTTTTCGTAATTAAAGATATAGCATAAGACCCTTCTAAATTTTTAATAAGTTTCACAATCGTATTCTTCATATCACCATCATAAAGATCCTCAAATAAATGCGCAATAACTTCTGTATCTGTTTCTGACTTGAATTTATGACCTTTTTTTATCAAGCTATCTTTGAGTTGCTGGTAATTTTCTATAATACCATTATGCACTATTACAAATTCTCCACTACAATCTGCATGGGGATGAGAGTTTTCATTAGAGGGACGACCATGTGTAGCCCAGCGGGTATGGCCTATACCATAATTACCTTTCGGAGGCTCATTTTCAAGTAATTCTTCCAGTTCTTTGAGCTTTCCCTGTTTTTTCAAGATAGAAATATCTCCATCACTATTTACTGCTATCCCTGCAGAATCATAACCCCGATATTCCAGTCTTTTTAAACCGCCCAATAATGTTGGGGCAACTTCCCGTTCTCCAATATATCCAACAATTCCGCACATTTTTAATTACCTCCGTCTATATTAAATTTTAGCTCTAACTAGTATTCCTTTTGTTCCAATAGTCACCTATGGGTTTATAGAATACATTAAAGGCTTGTTAGAGAAAGCCTGGAGGCATCCGCCGAATTTTCGATAAACCTCCCCCTCGTCAACTTAGATGCAATTTCCGAACCATCTAAGTACTGGCGCTTTTTTCTTTTTTTTAGTATTTACATCACCTCCATCTTTAATAAGTGAAAAGTTAAACAAAAGCTTCTCATTCAAAAGCATACTAATATATTATAGCACATATATATTTTTTTGTTAATGATTTGTCTCTACTTTAATTTAAATTTAATTTAAACTAAGAAGCGAACACAATTTTTCCATAAATCTACCTTAGTAGTAATACCTCTATCTAAACCCATGTGAGAAAAATATTAAAAAAATTAACAAAAAAAGGAGGATATTACTGACTTATGTAGAATATTATTATTAAGAATGTGTATATAATTACAATCTAACGATAAATTATCCAAATCGAATTAGCATTTATTATTAATTTTTCTGTTTAATATATATATTAAGAAATTTTTTTCTAAAAATAAGCAGGAATTTTTATAAAAAGCTTGAATATATTAAATTAGAAATAAGGACCAAATTTGATTTTTATTGCTTTTGCATGTATTTCTT
The genomic region above belongs to Halanaerobiaceae bacterium ANBcell28 and contains:
- a CDS encoding ATP-dependent DNA helicase, whose translation is MEKLKEKEEIKISVREIVEFLLRSGDLKSSGFQGSSRALEGTKAHQKLQQSRDEENYTAEISLSYTYEYKNYIITISGRADGLIKDNSNLIIEEIKSTHLPLEAINENYNQIHWGQLTLYAFFYIKEYDLKEITTQLTYYQLETEKIKEFQRKYSLEELEAFFKELLDKYIYWLDYKSRWKEKRNKSLAKLEFPFASYRKGQRKLAVAVYKTIVDNKKIYVEAATGIGKTISTIFPAIKALGEDLLEKIFYLSAKTVTKQVAEDTIRGLINKGLEIKVLTLTAKEKICFLDECICDPDFCLYAKGHYDRLNFGIEEIFEKENIISREIISEYAQKHQLCPFEFSLDIANHVDFIICDYNYVFDPRVSLKRFFAEEARDYLFLIDEAHNLVGRAREMYSADIYLSQFIELRSSILKEKSNKLNKSIITYLDRIVSFLTGYALKIKDKHNNERYIIEEEVALEFYPILYGFINMVEEWLIENGDKNKHSKKEDLYQLLLETYFKVLAFLKIMDIYEENFISYYIEEDSIIEDSYKKGKEKNLFTNISDAEDQYISNDLKLKLFCIDPARNLKEVFKKSKAAVFFSATLTPLDYYQEVLAADDDYYLQLLSPFDSKNLCLLVADNISTKFNKRKEGYNLIVEYLYTIVSSKKGNYLVFFPSYAYMKAVYELFNEKYPEVNTLLQYRGMTEKERLDYLQSFDGNSNNYLAFAVTGGIFSEGIDLKGDKLIGTIVVGVAHPQITLERDLIKDYFQKKVSKGYDFAYLYPGVNKILQAAGRTIRSSTDEGVIFLIGERYENYQYSSLLPAYWHQIKKKVYSSKNLSILLKEFWRQHL
- the ptsP gene encoding phosphoenolpyruvate--protein phosphotransferase, translating into MKSFKGIPASKGIVIGTAFKYSKKKTIIESYQIDESQISDEINKFSEAKIKANKYLRKIKEKAVEDIGLMESQIFDAHLYMLNDPVLDETIKDIIKEDKINVESAIEKAMEDIADKFRKLDSDYFKERLKDIQDVAEHLLRALEGKINSLESLPENAVVFAEDLSPSETTLMDKEELSAFVLTKGGLTAHTTIIAKSLMIPAVINVEENILDIIRHNDTVIVDGNAGVVLINPDINILERYKSKIAVYNKQEEKLLDLREKEAITRDGFKIDIAANINTLNEIASVQKVNGDGIGLLRTEFLYMKEKHLFDEERQFKIYKHVAEKMSNRIVVIRTLDIGGDKDLAYFNAPEEVNPFLGWRGIRISLDKQEIFKIQLKALLRASIYGNIKILLPFISSIEELREAKALLIDLKNQLEEENIEYNRDIEIGMMIEVPSTAVLADLFAREVDFFSIGTNDLIQYTLAVDRTNSKINKLYSAYHPAVLRMIKQVVKAAHDNGIWVSVCGETAANKLLLPLFVAMGITELSMSSGYILEIKDKVRKLDRTALDYHLKKVLSMGLSSEIEEYLNSKFGDI
- the pfkB gene encoding 1-phosphofructokinase — protein: MITTVTLNPALDKIIKLPILDIGQLNRADKAIERAGGKGINVARIVHKLGREVQAISLLGGYTGKHLENILREEKIPINISWINEKTRENIKIVEEDGRETEINQKGSISIEDYSNFLKIFKKELKRSKILVLAGSLPQGLSPDAYSQLISLAKKENVKTILDTSGQALELGIKSQPYLIKPNIEELRVLMNKELKQISDIIIAANDLIDQGINTVVISLGEKGALYIQKDEYYHTLPPKLEIFESTVGAGDSMVGALSIAINEEFSFQEMSKFATNVASLFISGKTINQNNLNKMKDNIKLIDGVELDEIV
- the glmS gene encoding glutamine--fructose-6-phosphate transaminase (isomerizing); this encodes MCGIVGYIGEREVAPTLLGGLKRLEYRGYDSAGIAVNSDGDISILKKQGKLKELEELLENEPPKGNYGIGHTRWATHGRPSNENSHPHADCSGEFVIVHNGIIENYQQLKDSLIKKGHKFKSETDTEVIAHLFEDLYDGDMKNTIVKLIKNLEGSYAISLITKNDPDKIYAIRQDSPLIIGLGDKENFIASDIPAFLKYTNSFYILDDGEIAEITRDTVSVYDIDGVAIDKEIFEVNWDAEMAEKNAYQHYMLKEIHEQSDALRRVLSNRITRDEINLSELKFSSSDIRKFKKIEVIACGTASYAGMVGKYVIEKLSRIPVNLDVASEFRYRDPLIDEETLVIVVSQSGETADTLAGLRLAQKRGAKVLAITNVVGSTIAREADEVLYLKAGPEIAVASTKAYITMLAAFYILALYFANAMGSITQKKLREYISELIKVPELAAETIESCDELIRGRAQVYHLQNDAFFIGRNTDYALALEGALKLKEISYIHAEAYPAGELKHGPLALIEDGIPVVAIATRMSLYDKTLSNIKEVKARGADVTAIAFTGEKEIEKSVDHVIYIPKINELFSSILAIIPLQLLAYYTALERGYDVDQPRNLAKSVTVE
- a CDS encoding ferritin family protein, with protein sequence MQNRYNALEVIEMAKDIEKRGYEFYTNQAKISKNKDLKELFLKLAKDEKDHYQRFIEISNIISEQTKKEAEYVYDPEVSAYLQSIVEFSVFPADETVKIEDIKEALQLAIYAEKDSILFYQEMLAHNDGQTSLIIEKLIKEEKQHLLELVNYHV